In Acetonema longum DSM 6540, the genomic stretch AAAGCCCTGAATTCTGGAAGGAGGCAGCCTATGAGCAGCATTGGTCCCGGAGTCGAAAGAATATTACAATATTTCGACAGCAAGCAAGGAAAAAAGACGCTGATTGTCGCGGTTATTGCCGCGTCTCTGCTGGTCACCAGCTTCATCTATGCCAAGAAAACAGTACATATTGCCGTAGACGGACAAACATTGCAGGTAGTTACTTTCTACGGGGATCCGCAGCGAGTATTAAAACAGGCAAGTATCCAACTGAGTCCCCAGGATGAATACCGTCTCTCGACGCCGAAGCTGACCGAGGGTTCGGTCATCGAAGTGTTCCGGGCAGTACCGGTATTTGTCAGTTATCAGGGAAAAAATGCAAAGGTTCAGACCGCCAAGCCTACTGTGGAAGAAACGGTGATGCTATTGGGTCTTGCCGGTCCCGGGTGGAAGCTGGTTCCGGAAAGAAATGCCCGGATTTCGCCGGGGATGCAGATCCAGGCAATTCAAGTAGTCGAGCTGATTGAGGAAAATGAAGAGCCGGTTGAGTATCAGACCGTGCGCCAACCGGATCCCGCCCTGGAAAGCGGCCAAGAAGAAGTATTACAGGAGGGCCGGCCGGGATTAAAGAAAGTAACCGTTAAAAAGCGGCTGGAAGACGGTAACGAGGTTTCTTCTGAAATTTTGCACGAAGAAATTGTGACCCCGGCCACTGACAGGATCCTTCGGGCCGGCAGTCGTGATATGGTGGAGACATCCAGAGGCGCTTTGCGGTTCAAGAGGATGATGATCATGGAGGCTACCGCCTATCTGCCCACAGATGGTCCGGGCCACGGCATAACGGCCAGCGGCGTTCCGGCCCGCCGGGGCGTCGTAGCGGTT encodes the following:
- a CDS encoding G5 domain-containing protein, which codes for MSSIGPGVERILQYFDSKQGKKTLIVAVIAASLLVTSFIYAKKTVHIAVDGQTLQVVTFYGDPQRVLKQASIQLSPQDEYRLSTPKLTEGSVIEVFRAVPVFVSYQGKNAKVQTAKPTVEETVMLLGLAGPGWKLVPERNARISPGMQIQAIQVVELIEENEEPVEYQTVRQPDPALESGQEEVLQEGRPGLKKVTVKKRLEDGNEVSSEILHEEIVTPATDRILRAGSRDMVETSRGALRFKRMMIMEATAYLPTDGPGHGITASGVPARRGVVAVDPGVIPLGSRVFIPGYGVALAADTGGAIIGDKIDLCMEAAAEAWQFGRRDVKVYVLDD